In Pseudophryne corroboree isolate aPseCor3 chromosome 2, aPseCor3.hap2, whole genome shotgun sequence, the sequence GAGAGATGGTAtctagtctttaggtcgacagcacttaggtcaacactaattaggtcgaccactattggtcgacatggtctataggttgacatggtcattaggtcgacatggaaaaagtttgacatgagtttttcaaaacaaaatcttaattttttgaactttttcatactttacaacccacgtggactacgattgggaacagtaacctgtgtcgagcgcaggggTAGCGAAGCgtagcaccttgtccgaagcatggcgagcgaagtgagccatgcgaggggacacagtgtactaattggggttcccgatcactttttacgaagaaaactacacaataaaaatataaaaaaactcatgttaacctttttccatgttgaccttgtccatgtcgaccgaatgaccatgtcgacctatttcaggtgtcgacctagtcactgtcgaccactagtggtcggcatagtcactgtcgacctagttactgtcgacctaacgaTCCACACCCAGATAATGCACCGTGACTGCCTCATTGCCGTTAAAACTGCTGCAGATGTAACTGCAGAAATAATcagtagcccatagcaaccaaatgaaTGGGCACATTAAAATGAAAGGCATATGTTTTGTCTATGGAGTTTAATAGTTTTAATCCAGGTATGGTTTACAAAGGTTCACAATATACTTTGTCAGCTAGGGTACTGATCACCCAGGTTTGTCTGGGAGGGCCGAGCCAAGACCGCCCCCATACACACATTCCTGACTCATGGCAGCCGGCACAATCTTCATAGTGACTCTTCCCAATCAGGCTTGGCCACAATCTTTTTGGCGCACCATAAGTCTCAGCAGCCCTGTTTTCAGCAAGGTGCATAGGAAGGCCTGATGCGTATGTTTACATGTCAACGGAATACTGGGAGTGTTGAAAATCTATGCTATTGTTAGGACTGATTCTACAGTTTAACGTTAATATTATTTTAGAAAAGAACCATTCTGTCCTCCCCCCAAACGCACACAGACACAGGCCCACTCCCTACTCCGCACCCACCCAGCAGCCATTTTATTTTAAATGATACATAAATGATATAACAAATACAAAGTAAATAAATCAATGAAGCAGGGCAAGAAATCCCTCATTGATTATCCCATGTTTTGTGCATACACTTTTAATACAACAAGTCCTGGAAAGATAAACTATCATTATGAAATCTTATCGCAGACAGATAACAGAACAGTAAATAAATGAGTCTCCATGGACAAAGATCAACATGTTAGCCTATCTAACTGGATCTACGTAGTTAAAATGAAACAATCAGCATGTGATCTACTAAAGGTCataaaaaacaagatttatggtaagaacttaccgttgttaaatctttttctgtgaggtacactgggctccacagggagtgatattggggtgcagagtaggatcttgatccgaggcagcaacaggctcaaagctttgactgttcccagaatgcatagtgccgcctcctctataaccccgcctccgtgcacaggagctcagtttttgttaaccagtccaatgcagtagcaggcaaaagagacgacaactgttagtagccacagacaccacactctcacgacaggagaaagtgtcagcggctaatgccataccaacccaaagaaactaagtgcgtcagggtgggcgccctgtggagcccagtgtacctagcagaaagagatttaacaacggtaagttcttaccataaatctaatttttctgctgcggggtacactgggctccacagggaatgacattggggatgttctaaagcagctccttatgggaggggacgcactgtggcgggcacaagaacccggcgtccaaaggaagcatcctgggaagcggaagtatcgaaggcatagaacagtatgaacgtgttcactgaggaccacgtagccgccttgcacaactgttcaagggtcgcaccacggtgggccacccaagaaggtccaaccaaccgagtagaatgggcctttatggtagcaggagctggaaggccagcctgtacataagcatgtgcaatcaccattctaatccatctggccagggtctgcttgtgagcaggccagccacgtttgtgaaaaccaaacagaacaaagagagaaaccgacttcctgatggaggcagttctcttcacgtagatacggagagcccgtaccacatccaaagaccgctctttgaaagacaaatcaggagaggcaaaggccggaaccacaatctcctgaagaagacaccaccttaggtaaatacccgacgCGTGTTCAAAGAACTCAATTACATAGAGGCAGAGATTGTGCACATACAGATGAAGCGCTCACCAATTACCATATTAACCCCATGTGTGACATGACGGACAAAATGATAAGGACTAAATACATTCACCCTTAGTAGGATGATGATCCTCAATGGTAGATCAAAATGGAATAGTAATTTCCTGGGAAGATCTTTTCCTTCACATACAGGGCACAGGTAGGACTGATATATCCTGAAACAAAAAAGTACCTCTCTTCCCAATATGAATGAGAATTTTAGAGAGGTACTGAAAAAtggcagaccatagtgtagtacaGATTAAAAACACGCACAGGTTTAATGCCACAGATTAAACTTACAAGAAAGTTAAAATAAAACAGCATGTCAATAAAGACTCCATATATTTTCACAGCGGGTATATCACCAAGGAGGACCCAGGACCACAGATGTAACCAGTGTGGGATGCAGACAGGCTCTCCGGATGCCTAGCAGCAAACAGGGTCGTTCTCCAGACAGGTGGTAAAGTCCGTTGGTGTCAGAGTCAATAATAGAATAAAACAAAggtcacgcttaacgcgtatcggacgtaaagtccttcttcagaagcatgttcaaagaactgcccgatcatggtgaaaaatcagatatggtgacctacaagacaaggcacccaaattcgacacccgtctagcagaggcaatagccagcagaaacaataccttaagagaaagccacttaaggtctgcagattcaagaggctaaaacggagacccttgcaatgcctcccaaaccaccaagtcccaaggggccacaggcgggacgtagggaggttgaatccgcaacacaccctgagtaaacgtatgtacattaggtaaagttgcaatttttctctggaaccaaaccgacaaggcagaaatatgaacatttatggaggccagacgaaggcccaagtccaggccctgttgtagaaaggccaaaagtttggccgtactaaacttgtaagcatcatgattgttagatgcgcaccaagcaaagtaagaattccagaccctatggtaaatccgagcagaagccgatttccgggccttcaacatggtttgaatgaccgcctcagaaaatcctttggcctgaAGACGGAAGCTtcgagagccatgccatcaaagccaaccaggctaaatcctgatatacacaggggccctgaacgagaagatctgggcgctgtggaagtagaaggggacgctctatcgagagaccctgaaggtctgagaatcaatgccgtctgggccacgccgggagcgatcagaagtaggattcctccttcttgcttgaacttccttattactctgggcaggagtgacaccagagggaacacgtatggcagctgaaagttccatggaattgccagtgcgtccacgaacactgcttgaggatcccttgtccttgctccgaagaccggaaccttgtgattgtgtcgagacgccatcaggtccacatctggaaggcttcacctgtccacgaggagttgaaacacctctggatggaggctccactctccggcgtgtacgtcctgacgactgagaaagtccgcctcccagtttaggacccccggaataaatactgccgatatggctggcagatagcgttccgcccactgaagaatccgtgatacttccctcattgccatgcggcttcgagtgccgccttgatgattgatgcaagccaccatggtggcgttgtccgactgtacttgcacaggtctgttctgtattaaatgctgggccaagttcaatgagctgAACACCgccagcaattccagaatgtttatcgggaggagagactcctccttggtccactgaccctgaagtgagtgttgctccaacaccgcgccccaacctctcagactggcatccgtcatcagaaggacccagttggatatccagaagggacgacccttgctcaatcgttggtcctgaaccaccagatcagtgacagacgaacctccggagacaatgagatcatttgagacctgatccggtgaggcaggccgtcccatttggcaagaatcagcttctgcagagggtggaCAATAAAGAATATGCAAGTGCGCGGCCAACAGCAGCGGGTAGGAGGAAGGTCAATCCCTCAAAACTGGACAGTAGAGAAAAGggtgtgtaccagcgctggctgaataaatttaaattaatataatatcaaTAGTAATACGAATAGTAATGATAATAACCTTAATAATATAATTAATAATGGTGGTAATAATaaacggatggtttgttctatataaaagAATGATAATTTAATAGCATGTCACATATAACAACTCTAAAAAagaaggaattcctcttgccacaGTGTGGCAATAAAAGCTTGAATGTGTTTATCTGGATAAAATTTGATATAGTTCACATTCTCCACTGTTTAtattgtccattcctataggctaggacagcctccctttgtATATTCACTGTACTCAGTAgatatttaccagatccccttgtTAGTGAGCATCAGCCTCGGAACAAGTCCCTTGTGTAGCTGTAGGGGTAGGTCGGTTTGGTAGAGAGATCCAGTGATGGGAGAAGAGTCCAAATATTGCCCaggaggacacggcttttgcgGGCCAGTGTGGAGAGCAGAGTCCAGATAAAGCAGGTGGATTTAGGTCAATCagaaaaagctcaacgcgtttcactggtagatCTGGATTGAGCTTTTTCTGATTGACCTAAATCCACCTGCTTTATCTGGACTCTGCTCTCCACACTGGCCcgcaaaagccgtgtcctcctGGGCAATATTTGGACTCTTCTCCCATCACTGGATCTCTCTACCAAACCGACCTACCCCTACAGCTACACAAGGGACTTGTTCCGAGGCTGATGCTCACTAacaaggggatctggtaaatatcTACTGAGTACAGTGAATATacaaagggaggctgtcctagcctataggaatggacaataTAAACAGTGGAGAATGTGAACTATATCAAATTTTATCCAGATAAACACATTCAAGCTTTTATTGCCACACtgtggcaagaggaattccttctTTTTTAGAGTTGTTATATGTGACATGCTATTAAATTATCATTcttttatatagaacaaaccatccgtttATTATTACCACCATTATTAATTATATTATTAAGGTTATTATCATTACTATTCGTATTACTAttgatattatattaatttaaatttattcagccagcgctggtacacacccttttctctgcagagggtgggaatggagttgagcataatccaccatgtcgaaagctgacaccatgagacctagcacttgcatcgccgaatgtatcgacacttgtggacgagataggaagcatcgaatcttgtcctgaagcttcaggactttctcctgagacaagaacaaccgctggttgtgagtgtccaacaatgcccccaggtgcaccatgctctgagcagggaccagggaagatttcttccagttgatgagccacccgtgggcttgcagaaactggatggtcagatccagatggcgtaggaggactcctggggaatttgccaggatcaacaagttgtccaagtacggtaggatcctgaccccttgacagcggagtaccgccgtcattaccgccatgaccttggagaagactcgcggagccgtggttaaaccaaaatgtaacgcccaaaattggtaatggaggttgccaaccgcaaacctcaggtattgctgatgcgacattgcaatgggaatatgcaggtaggcataatgtacgtccagggagaccatacaatcctcaggttccaatgccagaacaacagagcaaagagtttccatatgaaacttggagacccgcacaaatttgttcaaggacttgaggttgagaatgtgccaggaggacccattcggttttgggcctaggaacagcggtgaatagtaccccttgcctctctgagatagaggcacctgtactaccactcctgtgtccaggagggactgtaccaccgaataaagagtttttgccttcacctgatccgaaggtatgtctgtcaggcaaaatcaatgagggggatgATTTtttaaggatacggcgtaacctcgagtgacgacttcctgtacccaggcatcggaagtggtcttcaaccattcctgggtatacccaagaagtctgccccccaccctgggatcccccagagggaggcccaccccatcatgcggcaggcttgtcagtcttggaagcaggctaatgggcagcccaggcccgtttgggtttgggcttattgggtttggaagtgcgagcctgtttcgggtacgcctgaacctttgctttccctgaaggacgaaaggagcgaaaggaagtactcttagccttcggtacagaaggagcagtactaggtagacaagctgttttagcagaagctaagtcagccactatcttgttgaggttttctccgaaaaggatgtctcccttaaaagggagtacctccatggttttcttagagtccagatccacagaccaggaccgcaaccatagaatccggcgagccagtatggacgtagtagaagccttggccaccagaataccggcatcagaagccgcctctttaatgtaatgagaagctgtgacaatatacgataagcattgtctagcatgatcagaagcgttggaagacatctcagcttccaactcctgagcccacgcttcaagagcctctgcagcccatgtcgctacaatggtgggccgatgtgcagcacctgctagggtgtaaatcagctttaaacaaccctccacccgCTTATCCGTCGTTtctttcagagatgtgacggtagttactggcagagctgaggataccaccagccacgccacctgcgaatccactggcaggggtgtttcccaatttttacttagctccacagcaaggggatagcgagccaacatcttcttgtgaggtgtgaatttctttcctggattttcccaggactcctgacatatgtcaactaaatggtcagaatgaggcaaaacttgtttaaccactttctgacgtttaaatctgtccggcttCTTAGGGGCAGCGTCcgagtcatcagtaatttgaagaatgagcctgattgccTCCAAcacatcaggaacatccacctgtgaagcagattccccatcagaagcgtcagaatctgtggggtcagtataaacggcatcctcatcagacgaggtgtctgggacgttagtggactgtgaggaagtaatggcccgcttagaggaccctttggtcttaggcgggcgagggttagacttctgagtagtcagtgattggttcaattgctgtaactgagcagacagttgatctgcccatggcgggttaaccgcagggaccataagcggttgtactggcacaggaggtcccatagggggcgttaatctAGTTACCATTGTATTCAaacgcgtggagaaagtagcccaaggtgggtcattttgaacccccgttgctacgatcccactggggggtaaggagcccccagaacctgaaccctcagctgctatattttcctcaaatgcgtctgcagtgtcaccaccacacaatgtgggatcagcctcaGCTCCGTTGCCCCttctagctgacatatccgaaagctcaatgcagggcaacccagtacaatatcagcagcattatagctgacaagaaccccctgtgcagtgtaacagcacaaacagggaattcaagaggaatatggtgactaaaaatcacagagaaaaatacacactgagtatatattgtgaaacacctttattaaatgataaacctgacgcacttagctccctcaggttatagaatatagggatagcaatctgagtgagatacacgaaatggaggtcacacagcagctatatgcacacacacagagtcacattacacaatgcagaaattatgacatgctataaaactgcactggactagcaatacaaagtagtactaagtatagctatacactcaatagatataacaatgcacagtaaaggctggatgtatatcacagagtacttgtactatataaccctgactaaatgcactctctcttaactaacactgttagcagacatgtagaatacttaagtgtcctgtaaaatgcacagcgctgacatgcaggcggctttacagaggaggatttgcccaaacagtcccagcatcagctcagcttgtcctaatggcgcccaaacactgacagggagtgagggcgagagagagatgcagctccagggcgggaacatttactctaaatgcgccctggggctgggggaggggctacaggtcaaagccttatccctctgctggacttcaccaccgggtactgtgggcttataaaaaTGTTTTATGAgaggaaaccgacctgtgcccttgccctggtggtctagtggggtccctgtactatcacagtgtccacgccagcgcgcgtggcctgcctcccaccggccgcgcaggatcgcatttacagcgggtcccgccgaggggacccacttacctcctccctgagtgcggccacgtgatccaggagaacagcggtagtgtctgtgtgactaactggaagaaatcggagcctccgctgtaggtacccggcaaccagggcgcgggagtatacagcgccgatgggggaggtgatggagctgcagcaggagatgtctgactgacatctaacacagtcagtgtctctgctacagcccttgaagtcttcatttttcattaaaagtttcttctcagggctgctggagcagccccccctgttgtatgcctgcttactgcatggcaccaactacaaaactgagctcctgtgcacggaggtggggttatagaggaggcggtgctatgctttctgggaacagtcaaagctttgagcctgttggtccctcggatcaagatcctactctacaccccaatgtcattccctgtggagcccagtgtaccccgcagcagaaaatagctTTTATGTGTGATTCAAAGATTGATTTCCTAACCACATTAACTATTACAGGCAAATCAATCTATAAATCACCTTacactggggctgattcagacctgatcggtgctgtgcgttttcgtacagcagcgatcagctctgatctgcgcagtgcgccggcgcatggcagacagccgacggctgtcatagccctgcgatcgcctctgcctaattgacaggcagaataGGTCGGTGGGCGGGCCcgtggcgtttagccgccgtttaggggacaCGGTCCGGGCAATGTAAGCGTGCCCGGACCATTGaggggtgggccacggcggctgcgtgacatcacacgcatccgctgcgagccgggcagcgacgagtagctccctgccagcgcgtaggagctgcgctggctgggagctactcctgaagtacaaaagcatctccgctgtgcgatgcttttgtacttgtgcgcaggGGCAggaactgacatgcagggcgggctagccctatgctgggcgtccccccgcatgtctgtgtgactgatcgtagatgtgctaaatttagcacatctacgatcaggcctgaattagccccaataaacACTAATAATGGCCAGAATAGAAAATACTTGCTCTCatatgaggaatactgtatttactaagtggtAGCTTTTTAAAACCGCCGCTTGTCATGGTTCTGGCCACGGGATTTAAAACAGCAAtaagattaaggccctcattccgagttgatcgttcgctagctacttttagcagcattgcaaacgctaggccgccgccctctgttagtgtatcttagcatagcagaattgccaaCGAAAGGTtatcagttctgctattaaatatttccctgcagtttctgagtagctccagacctactcctagattgcgatcactgcagactgtttggttcctggtttgacgtcacaaacacgccctgcgttcggccagccactcccccgtttccccagctgctcctgcgttttcgtctggcacgccggcgtttttagcacactcccggaaaacgctcagttaccacccagaaacacccacttcctgtcaatcactcaccgatcagcagagcgactgaaaagcgttgcacagccctgtgtaaaattgcatagttttgtgtgaaagtactttgcgcgtgcgccctgcggcccgtacgcatgtgcagaattgccggtttttagcctgatcgctattctgctaaaaactgcagcgagcgaaccCCTTGGTATGACCACCTAAATGCAAAATACACCTGGTGTTGCATATCAGATTATTACCATTTTAAATCTCCCCGGGCAGAACTGTAACATGCGGCGGTTAGAAAAGCCACTAAGAAAATAATATACTCCTTGGTCTCTTTTTCATTCCACTGGTAACTACTTCCTGCACATGTCATTTCACTTCAGATGTTTTACCTGTACTGAAATTAAGGTGTagaccacccacccacccccactgTACCTTACCTAACATCATGGTGATGGTTGTTGTCGCAAACGCAGCCATAGTAATCCCTGCAATCCATGATGCCATTCCAATGAAGACAATGTAAGCATCTTTCATGCAGCGGGTGAAAAAGAACACGCCAAGGAAGCTGCCCACAAAACAGAACGTGGAAAGGGCTGACCCCCATCCAACTAGGACTGGATCCCAGCAGAGAGGAGAGTCCAACTCATACAGAGTAAAAAGGCCTAGGGCTCCAATATTTGCAAGCAAATATGCCATAAAGGCAAAGAGTAGGAGGCTAATGGTAACCCGTTTGTTGCAAGACGCATTCTTAAAAAGTGTATAAACTCCAGAAAAAAGTTCGGTAAACCCTTCTTTGCTCAGCACGTGCTGCTGAAATTCTGACCTTTTCACGGATTCTTTCAGGATAAAAATGATATATAAAATATTGATAATGTGAAGAGATGCTGGAAGGGCAAAGGACCACCTAAATCCTAGTCCTTTGATAGTGTACCCTGATACGATCCCTGCAATGCCACTTGACACACCCAGGACCATGTCCATAAAAGCTATGCGTACATTTTTTTTCCGGACGTCCTTAGCAATGTCAGCTACATAAGCAAAGCAGCCTCCAATTAATGTTGCAAAGCCACCCAGGAATCCACTTAACACCGCTGAGAGATATAAGATTTCAAGAGGTAAGTCAAAGAACGAAACTGCAGTGAATCCAACGATGGTCAGGAAGCCACCCACACAGGGTAGCACTATAGAAGCTTTACGTCCATGGTGGTCACCATATGATACCAGTATTAAAGCCGTTAAAAGACTTGGAATAAGTGAACTTAAATCAATTGTTGTAGAGAAAATGGATGCTCGTTTTTGAACCACCTACAGAAAGAAAACAGAGAATGGATTAGTCACGTGACTTAAACATCCAATTAGCTACAAGTTTAGGGCCACTGCCCACTTGTCATTTCAACTCTTGATTTTCTCCTAAAATACGTCTCCATTTGACTTCACTTATGCATTACATTTACAGCAcggatggcgtaatggttagcattacagcctcacagcactgagatcataggttcggttcccaccatggccctaactgtgtggagtttgtatattctccccgtacttgcgtgggtttcctccaggtactccggtttcctccaatccaaaaatatactggtaggttaattggctccaaaacaaaaattaac encodes:
- the SLC46A3 gene encoding lysosomal proton-coupled steroid conjugate and bile acid symporter SLC46A3, producing the protein MGQLQLVEPVMAVYCFASFVSYPIMQQFVYQRLWEEEFNTTVMYNDNTSACETNQSNPNYIHRKVVQKRASIFSTTIDLSSLIPSLLTALILVSYGDHHGRKASIVLPCVGGFLTIVGFTAVSFFDLPLEILYLSAVLSGFLGGFATLIGGCFAYVADIAKDVRKKNVRIAFMDMVLGVSSGIAGIVSGYTIKGLGFRWSFALPASLHIINILYIIFILKESVKRSEFQQHVLSKEGFTELFSGVYTLFKNASCNKRVTISLLLFAFMAYLLANIGALGLFTLYELDSPLCWDPVLVGWGSALSTFCFVGSFLGVFFFTRCMKDAYIVFIGMASWIAGITMAAFATTTITMMLVRLPMLFASMPLPVMRSMMSKVVLENEQGALFACIAVLESLTGSITVAVFNGIYAATVLWFPGFSFLLSAFLCLIPFGVVWLLLCIGYQERDHVLLVNEEES